A window of Sulfurimonas gotlandica GD1 contains these coding sequences:
- a CDS encoding nitronate monooxygenase yields MSFESLKIGKYVVEKPIVQGGMGVGISWDQLAGNVSKEGGLGVISAVGTGYYEDKTYSKKLVADRPLSEANFYSPQALHKIFANARKICGDKPLAANILYAMNDYGRVVKDACEAGANIIITGAGLPTNMPEFTEGFPDVALVPIVSSAKALKIICKRWQKRYNRIPDAVIVEGPKSGGHQGFTYEQCKLPENQLENIVGPVVEEAATWGNIPVIAAGGVWDKNDIEEMLSLGASGVQMGTRFIGTHECDAHINLKNVLLNAKKEDIKLMASPVGYPAQGVVTNLTHLIEKREGPAIKCISNCVAPCNRGEEAKEVGFCIADRLSDAFLGNTETGLFFSGTNGYRLNEIISVKELIEKLTQGE; encoded by the coding sequence ATGAGTTTTGAGTCATTAAAAATTGGAAAATATGTAGTAGAAAAGCCTATAGTTCAAGGTGGTATGGGTGTTGGTATCAGTTGGGATCAATTAGCTGGCAATGTATCGAAAGAGGGTGGATTAGGTGTTATAAGTGCCGTAGGTACCGGTTACTATGAAGATAAGACATACTCAAAGAAATTAGTTGCAGACAGACCTCTAAGTGAAGCAAACTTTTACTCACCCCAAGCTCTACACAAAATATTTGCAAATGCTAGAAAAATATGTGGTGACAAACCATTAGCTGCAAATATCTTATACGCTATGAATGATTATGGTCGTGTTGTAAAAGATGCCTGTGAAGCAGGTGCAAATATTATTATCACAGGTGCTGGACTTCCGACAAATATGCCAGAATTTACTGAAGGTTTTCCTGATGTAGCGCTTGTTCCTATTGTTTCATCTGCAAAAGCTCTTAAAATTATCTGTAAAAGATGGCAAAAGAGATACAACAGAATTCCAGATGCTGTAATAGTTGAAGGCCCTAAAAGTGGTGGACATCAAGGTTTTACGTACGAGCAGTGTAAACTACCTGAGAACCAATTAGAAAACATTGTAGGTCCAGTAGTAGAAGAAGCGGCAACTTGGGGCAATATTCCTGTAATCGCAGCTGGTGGTGTTTGGGATAAAAATGACATAGAAGAGATGCTATCTCTTGGTGCATCTGGTGTTCAAATGGGAACTCGTTTTATCGGTACACATGAATGTGACGCGCATATAAACCTTAAAAATGTTCTACTAAATGCTAAAAAAGAAGATATAAAACTTATGGCTTCTCCTGTTGGATATCCAGCTCAAGGTGTGGTTACTAATCTTACTCACTTAATTGAAAAAAGAGAAGGCCCAGCTATTAAATGTATTTCAAACTGTGTAGCTCCATGTAATCGTGGTGAAGAAGCGAAAGAAGTTGGCTTTTGTATAGCTGATAGACTTAGTGATGCATTTTTAGGAAATACTGAGACAGGCCTATTTTTCTCAGGAACGAATGGTTACAGGTTAAATGAGATTATCTCAGTTAAAGAGTTGATAGAGAAACTTACACAAGGCGAATAG
- the tyrS gene encoding tyrosine--tRNA ligase: protein MLQEALREIDRGSAEIIDNERIEKLLKAYFEEGKTYTVKAGFDPTAPDLHLGHTVLLQKLATFQKYGARVQFLIGNFTATIGDPTGKSATRKVLSQEDIEKNIVSYTTQAFKILDESKTEIVYNKDWLEPLGAAGMLELASTLTVARMLERDDFSKRFTSNTPIAVSEFMYPLLQGYDSVHLKSDVEIGGTDQKFNLLMGRQLQKTYDVKKQQAVLMMPILEGLDGVQKMSKSLNNYIGVTDEPNDMFGKVLSISDDLMWRFYELLSTKSLEEIATIKSGVEDGSLHPKKVKENLAIEITARFHNDELAQNAKEEFEKVHAKSQIPTEIEEFSCDGEIWIAQALVDCNIEPSTSQARRDIKQGAVKINQEKISDIQLQLSTGEYILQVGKRKFAKLKVN, encoded by the coding sequence ATGTTACAAGAAGCTTTAAGAGAAATAGATAGAGGCAGTGCTGAAATAATTGATAATGAAAGAATTGAAAAGTTATTAAAAGCGTATTTTGAAGAGGGAAAAACATATACTGTAAAGGCTGGTTTTGATCCAACTGCACCAGATTTACACCTGGGTCATACGGTACTTTTACAAAAGCTTGCAACATTTCAAAAATATGGAGCTAGAGTACAGTTTCTTATAGGTAATTTTACAGCAACTATTGGTGATCCAACTGGTAAAAGTGCAACTCGTAAAGTTTTAAGCCAAGAAGATATTGAAAAAAATATTGTAAGTTATACAACACAAGCTTTTAAAATTTTAGATGAGAGTAAAACAGAGATAGTTTACAACAAGGATTGGTTAGAACCACTTGGTGCTGCTGGTATGCTAGAATTAGCTTCTACTCTCACTGTTGCAAGAATGCTAGAACGTGATGATTTTTCAAAAAGATTCACGTCAAATACTCCTATTGCAGTTAGTGAATTTATGTATCCACTGCTTCAAGGTTATGACAGTGTTCATCTTAAGAGTGATGTAGAAATTGGTGGAACTGACCAAAAGTTCAATCTTCTTATGGGAAGACAGCTTCAAAAAACTTACGATGTAAAAAAACAACAAGCAGTTTTAATGATGCCTATTTTAGAGGGTCTTGATGGTGTTCAAAAGATGAGTAAGTCTTTGAATAATTACATTGGTGTAACTGATGAGCCAAATGATATGTTTGGAAAAGTCCTTAGTATTTCAGATGATTTAATGTGGAGATTTTACGAACTCCTAAGTACAAAATCTTTAGAAGAAATCGCAACTATTAAAAGTGGTGTAGAAGATGGATCTCTTCACCCTAAAAAAGTAAAAGAAAATTTAGCAATTGAAATTACTGCTAGATTTCACAATGATGAGCTTGCCCAAAATGCAAAAGAAGAGTTTGAAAAAGTACATGCTAAAAGTCAAATTCCAACAGAAATAGAAGAATTTAGTTGCGATGGAGAGATTTGGATTGCTCAAGCCTTAGTAGATTGTAACATTGAGCCATCTACTTCACAGGCAAGAAGAGATATTAAGCAAGGTGCTGTTAAAATAAACCAAGAAAAAATCTCGGATATACAGTTACAACTTTCGACGGGGGAGTATATACTTCAAGTTGGAAAAAGAAAGTTTGCAAAATTAAAGGTTAATTAG
- a CDS encoding RelA/SpoT family protein, with protein sequence MSLRQVDIEKVKHIHDVDSAQEYLFSQITPSDKLREALEYSKTAHIEQFRKSGQPYIIHPILVASIVSSITNDESMAIAALLHDVVEDTDVSIEKITELFGLDVSHLVAGLTKIDSIRDIELIPSSSNERLVVSALSFRKMLLASIEDVRVLVVKLCDRLHNMLTLDALPDHKQIRIAEETLVVYAPIAHRLGISFLKNILEDLSFSYLFKEEKHHIDNYLDTNYHAIEMKLEEFKESIHKLLSKNGFCEDDFEILSRVKHRYSIYLKMQRKGVSIDEVLDLLAIRILTTDPVKCYNILGLIHLHFQPLSSRFKDYIAVAKDNGYQTIHTTVFYHTAIFEVQIRTFDMHKTAELGVAAHWKYKSGGNNIKLDWLHNLGYQNESVEDFYALIKNDLYSEDIVVFSPRGEAFTLPRGAVVLDFAYIVHTAVGNTAKSALVNKVKTPLLSELHNGDIVKINVADTIVTRCSWIDAVKTSKAKTNMRLNCNARVRDIDSRSSVNIVATAMNLNHSRVVDWFDKHNCEKVASIPSDIEHLRDVIHRYTIEISQNSRFKRFLSRHRFKLKPYSIRGLEIYSTLNVSDIVFDYCCHPKSGDEIVAFLEKGKAHIHHKMCKTASKKLDANEPMLFVRWEKQNVYNYNVIVSLHSGKGTLADFLNFLVKLNIDINSIELGKNKSESSRFCELGFESKDSDINLLRTKMEQKIKVIHLIRTDDAYR encoded by the coding sequence TTGAGTCTTCGTCAAGTAGATATCGAGAAAGTTAAACATATACATGATGTTGACTCAGCACAAGAGTACCTCTTTTCGCAGATCACTCCAAGTGATAAGCTTCGCGAAGCACTTGAATATTCTAAAACAGCACATATAGAGCAGTTTAGAAAGAGTGGCCAACCCTATATAATCCATCCGATTTTAGTAGCAAGTATAGTGTCATCTATTACAAATGATGAATCTATGGCTATTGCTGCACTTCTCCATGATGTCGTAGAAGATACAGATGTTTCTATTGAAAAAATTACGGAACTTTTTGGTTTAGATGTCTCTCATTTAGTTGCGGGATTGACAAAAATTGACAGTATCAGGGATATAGAATTAATTCCTTCAAGCTCTAATGAAAGACTTGTTGTATCAGCATTATCATTTAGAAAAATGCTACTTGCAAGTATTGAAGATGTAAGAGTTTTAGTTGTAAAACTTTGTGACAGACTTCATAACATGCTTACTCTTGATGCTCTTCCTGATCATAAACAGATAAGAATAGCTGAAGAAACGCTTGTTGTTTATGCTCCTATTGCCCACCGTTTAGGTATCTCTTTTTTGAAAAACATATTAGAAGATTTGAGCTTTTCATATCTTTTTAAAGAAGAGAAACATCACATAGATAACTATCTTGATACAAACTACCATGCAATAGAGATGAAGTTAGAAGAGTTTAAAGAGTCAATTCATAAACTTTTATCTAAAAATGGTTTTTGTGAAGATGATTTTGAGATACTCTCACGTGTAAAGCACCGCTATTCTATCTACTTAAAGATGCAGAGAAAAGGTGTTTCTATAGATGAGGTTTTAGACCTTTTAGCCATAAGAATATTAACTACTGATCCTGTAAAATGTTACAATATCTTAGGTCTGATTCATTTACATTTCCAGCCACTCTCTTCAAGATTTAAAGATTACATAGCAGTTGCAAAAGATAACGGATATCAGACTATTCATACTACAGTTTTTTATCATACAGCAATATTTGAAGTACAAATCAGAACTTTTGATATGCATAAAACTGCAGAACTAGGGGTTGCTGCACACTGGAAATACAAAAGTGGCGGAAACAACATTAAGCTTGATTGGTTACATAACTTGGGCTATCAAAATGAATCTGTAGAAGATTTTTATGCTCTTATTAAAAATGATCTTTACTCTGAAGATATAGTTGTTTTTTCTCCAAGAGGAGAGGCTTTTACTCTTCCTCGTGGTGCAGTTGTTCTGGATTTTGCTTACATTGTTCATACAGCAGTTGGTAATACAGCAAAATCCGCACTCGTAAACAAAGTGAAAACTCCACTTTTAAGTGAGCTTCACAATGGCGATATTGTTAAGATCAATGTTGCAGATACGATTGTTACACGATGTTCTTGGATAGATGCTGTAAAGACATCTAAAGCAAAAACAAATATGAGATTAAATTGTAACGCTAGAGTCAGAGACATAGATTCCAGATCCAGTGTAAACATTGTAGCTACTGCGATGAATTTAAACCACTCTAGAGTTGTAGACTGGTTTGATAAACACAATTGTGAAAAGGTAGCATCTATACCTTCTGATATAGAACATTTACGTGATGTAATCCATAGGTATACAATAGAGATAAGCCAGAACTCTAGATTTAAGAGATTTTTGTCTCGTCATAGATTTAAGTTAAAGCCATATAGCATAAGAGGCCTAGAAATATATAGTACTTTAAATGTTAGTGATATTGTTTTTGATTACTGCTGTCATCCAAAATCAGGTGATGAAATAGTTGCGTTTTTAGAAAAAGGCAAAGCACATATTCACCATAAAATGTGTAAAACTGCTAGTAAAAAACTAGATGCAAACGAGCCTATGCTTTTTGTTAGATGGGAAAAGCAAAATGTTTACAACTATAATGTAATAGTTTCTCTTCATAGTGGAAAAGGAACTTTGGCAGATTTTTTAAACTTTTTAGTAAAACTAAATATAGATATAAACTCTATAGAACTAGGAAAGAACAAAAGTGAATCATCACGCTTTTGTGAGCTTGGATTTGAATCTAAAGATTCAGATATTAACTTGCTTCGCACTAAAATGGAGCAAAAAATAAAAGTTATACATCTCATACGAACTGATGATGCATATCGATAG
- a CDS encoding DNA-directed RNA polymerase subunit omega, whose product MKVEELTAKVLDENPNMDRYQLALAVAKRSDELLNGATSKLNIDPKSIKAADLALMEIAQGLIKIKGFADLEK is encoded by the coding sequence ATGAAAGTTGAAGAATTAACAGCAAAAGTTTTAGATGAAAACCCGAATATGGATCGTTATCAGTTGGCATTAGCAGTAGCAAAAAGAAGTGATGAACTTTTAAATGGTGCAACTAGCAAGTTAAATATTGATCCAAAAAGCATTAAAGCGGCAGATTTAGCTTTAATGGAGATTGCACAAGGCCTTATAAAAATTAAGGGTTTTGCAGATTTAGAGAAGTAA
- the pyrH gene encoding UMP kinase has product MANKRVLVKFSGEALAGEAGHGIDTQILNYISQEIKSLVNAGIEVGIVIGGGNIIRGVSAAKDGIIKRTSGDYMGMLATVINGIAMQEACEHAGLQVRMQTAIKMEQIAEPYINRRAVRHLEKGRVVIFAAGTGNPFFTTDTAATLRAVEIGAEVIIKATKVDGVYDKDPEKYSDAVKIPELTYEQALTDHIKVMDDTSIALAKDNKLPIIVCDMSKKGNLLDILNGNMANCSIVR; this is encoded by the coding sequence ATGGCTAACAAACGGGTATTGGTTAAGTTTTCAGGTGAAGCTCTTGCAGGTGAAGCAGGTCATGGGATTGACACACAGATATTAAACTATATCTCTCAAGAGATAAAGTCACTGGTAAATGCCGGCATCGAAGTCGGTATTGTTATTGGTGGTGGAAATATCATCCGTGGTGTATCAGCTGCTAAAGATGGAATTATTAAAAGAACTTCTGGTGATTACATGGGAATGCTAGCAACCGTTATTAATGGAATTGCTATGCAAGAAGCTTGTGAACATGCAGGACTTCAGGTTAGAATGCAAACAGCTATAAAAATGGAACAGATTGCAGAGCCGTATATCAATCGTCGTGCCGTTCGTCATTTAGAAAAAGGCCGTGTTGTTATTTTTGCGGCAGGAACAGGCAATCCTTTCTTTACAACAGATACAGCTGCAACTCTTAGAGCTGTAGAGATAGGTGCTGAGGTTATAATCAAAGCAACTAAAGTTGATGGTGTTTACGATAAAGACCCAGAAAAATACAGTGATGCTGTGAAAATACCAGAGCTAACTTATGAGCAAGCACTTACAGACCACATCAAGGTTATGGATGATACATCTATTGCTTTGGCAAAAGACAATAAGTTACCTATTATTGTTTGTGATATGTCTAAAAAAGGCAATCTATTAGATATATTAAACGGCAATATGGCAAATTGCTCAATAGTAAGATAG
- a CDS encoding response regulator, whose translation MITISKLKEYAADIRVLYVEDDKAIQHEIHDFLGRFFPTIVLADNGEEGLQLYKTGHYDIVISDINMPKMNGIEMVHAIKEINEEQKVIITSAYNEPDYLMELIDNGVDKFVLKPFNNKKFLLVLYKISEYIYNKKQNQLLQEEILKNMLQTKTIVDMIEHGIVVIDNGVVTQVNEQFLSMAGYESQELLYQEIHNISSLFESHKGYVDVNSNIELIELLEAQKDELHKVIMKINLVEKVYLLKHKKVPNENRYIISFTDITEEEELININVKTGLPNIYAMTAEIEYRLSNSRTLIIDLLRIENIEKMTKWHGREVRNHVDENIAKVLKNEKNVFDENGVFAAYYGHNKFVFIRGKDKKDIVESAIRKIGYISIAQDDSNTKLEKSSMFYIPIQTSIDAGFNSKIDELLKEIDKKFENMVV comes from the coding sequence ATGATTACTATAAGTAAACTAAAAGAGTATGCAGCAGATATAAGAGTTTTGTATGTTGAAGACGATAAAGCTATTCAACATGAGATACATGATTTTTTAGGCCGTTTTTTTCCAACTATAGTTTTAGCTGATAATGGTGAAGAGGGGCTACAGCTCTATAAAACAGGTCATTATGATATTGTCATCAGCGATATTAATATGCCAAAGATGAATGGTATAGAGATGGTTCATGCCATTAAAGAGATAAATGAAGAGCAAAAAGTTATCATCACTTCTGCATATAACGAGCCAGATTATCTCATGGAACTTATAGATAATGGAGTTGATAAATTTGTTTTAAAACCATTTAATAATAAAAAGTTTTTACTTGTTTTATATAAGATAAGTGAATATATATATAACAAGAAGCAAAATCAACTTCTTCAAGAAGAGATATTAAAAAACATGTTACAAACAAAAACTATAGTTGACATGATTGAGCATGGAATTGTAGTGATAGATAATGGGGTAGTTACGCAGGTTAATGAGCAGTTTTTAAGTATGGCAGGATATGAGAGTCAAGAACTACTTTATCAAGAGATACACAATATTTCATCGTTGTTTGAATCACATAAGGGCTATGTAGATGTAAATAGTAATATTGAATTAATTGAGCTTTTAGAAGCCCAAAAAGATGAACTGCACAAGGTTATAATGAAAATAAACCTTGTAGAAAAGGTATATCTTCTAAAACATAAAAAAGTTCCTAATGAGAACAGATATATAATCTCTTTTACCGATATAACTGAAGAAGAAGAACTAATCAATATAAATGTAAAGACAGGTCTGCCAAATATTTACGCCATGACTGCAGAAATAGAGTATCGTCTGAGTAATTCAAGAACGTTGATAATAGATTTACTAAGAATTGAAAATATAGAGAAAATGACAAAATGGCATGGCAGAGAAGTAAGAAATCATGTTGATGAAAATATTGCAAAAGTATTAAAAAATGAGAAAAACGTCTTCGATGAAAATGGAGTATTTGCAGCATATTATGGACATAATAAATTTGTATTTATTAGAGGAAAAGATAAAAAAGACATAGTCGAATCAGCCATCAGAAAAATAGGGTATATTTCGATCGCCCAAGATGACAGTAATACAAAACTAGAAAAAAGCAGTATGTTTTATATACCGATTCAAACAAGCATAGACGCAGGTTTTAACAGTAAAATAGATGAATTACTTAAAGAAATAGACAAAAAATTTGAGAATATGGTGGTATAA
- a CDS encoding PAS domain S-box protein, with product MKKLDTSSLRKSVTFSIVITMFILIVVIVAITNFIYEDRDKDYERKHSLQVHRSIDQTIHHYVKEYVYINKRIIQTTKLATLLEKKDRESIYKLLKPKWDLMREEESALKTMHIHLKDGHSFLRMHMPNIYGDELTHIRPIIKEIHTSHKEISGFETGTHNSLYRIITPIFDNKNEYIGALEIGLSLNFIINELKDINGVDGLVFIKNDKLSLPKNIKNKLLNGYEIQSTPHGNLDLIYKSLKTLDFKRQDVTVSTANNDYKVHIFSLNDFENKPKIKILIFHDILKSFTDEDYLLIIQLSFILISLAILVWFIYTRIKSYENRVTEIYRKQILKIHESQHLLAKSQKITHIGSWKLNIASNKLIWSDEIYNIFEIDPKKFGATYEDFLNAIHPDDRKAVNSKYLESLENKTPYSLEHRLLMKDGRIKFVKERCETTFDELGNALVSIGTIEDITKQKELQNEIEFNRDYLQNIIDALPNIVIVTDGEKIKRANRTMLNFTGYETLDEFKKDHDCICDYFIKEENTLMPFVDELTWLAYIFANPNQTHEASMMRDGKIHRFIVQAKDLPVNDSTYEKNISVVTFADVTEIEVIRNKLNNSNKVLLENEEKLRAITDSALDAIIMLDNDGKFIFWNPKAKAILGYEEDELLGKDFHKIVAPKAFHEAAKKGYAKFAKTGEGDALGKILELSAIKKGGHEFPVSLLLNGVQIDGKWHGVGFMRDLSETKKMQNEIKQKDEIMLAQSRQAAMGDMISMIAHQWRQPITAISMGAQNMQLDIELEDVDYERFNDKLSKIVEQTSFLSKTIDDFRNFLKPNKKADICMLSKLVEGTLGLIGKSLENNNITLNKSFKNDIEFITYYSEVIQVLLNIINNSKDIILLKNMSNGTIDIRTDADEENVYIEICDNAGGIAQDVLPRIFEPYYTTKDEKGGTGLGLYMSQMIVEKHLKGTIVAENINGGACFKLSLPIKSNDGK from the coding sequence ATGAAAAAACTCGATACATCATCCCTTCGCAAAAGTGTTACCTTCTCCATAGTTATTACTATGTTTATTCTTATAGTTGTAATAGTAGCAATAACAAATTTTATTTATGAGGACAGGGATAAAGATTACGAAAGAAAGCACTCCCTTCAAGTTCATAGAAGTATAGATCAAACTATACACCATTATGTTAAAGAGTACGTATACATAAATAAACGTATTATTCAGACAACTAAACTGGCAACACTTTTAGAAAAAAAAGATCGTGAATCAATTTACAAACTTTTAAAACCTAAGTGGGATTTAATGCGTGAAGAAGAGAGTGCTCTTAAAACCATGCATATTCATCTTAAAGACGGTCACTCTTTTTTAAGAATGCACATGCCAAACATCTACGGTGATGAACTCACTCATATAAGACCTATAATAAAAGAGATTCATACTTCACATAAAGAGATATCTGGTTTTGAAACAGGTACACACAACTCACTCTATAGAATTATTACACCTATATTTGATAACAAAAACGAATACATAGGTGCTTTAGAAATTGGTTTAAGCCTTAACTTCATAATAAATGAGTTAAAAGATATCAATGGTGTTGATGGACTTGTATTCATTAAAAATGACAAATTATCCCTTCCTAAAAACATTAAGAATAAACTGTTAAATGGGTATGAGATACAATCTACTCCACATGGAAATCTCGACTTGATATATAAATCACTAAAAACTTTAGATTTTAAAAGACAAGATGTAACTGTATCAACTGCAAATAATGACTATAAAGTGCATATTTTCTCATTAAATGATTTTGAAAATAAACCAAAAATAAAAATTCTAATTTTTCACGATATTCTCAAATCTTTTACAGATGAAGATTACTTGTTGATTATTCAACTGTCGTTTATTTTAATATCACTTGCTATTTTGGTATGGTTTATTTACACCAGAATTAAATCATATGAAAATCGTGTAACAGAGATTTACAGAAAACAAATTTTAAAGATTCACGAGAGTCAGCATCTACTTGCGAAATCACAAAAGATTACTCATATAGGAAGTTGGAAACTAAATATAGCCTCAAATAAACTAATCTGGTCAGATGAGATTTATAATATCTTTGAGATAGATCCTAAAAAATTCGGTGCTACCTATGAAGATTTTTTAAATGCTATCCATCCGGATGACCGAAAGGCTGTAAACTCAAAATATTTAGAATCTTTGGAAAACAAAACACCCTATTCTCTTGAGCATCGCCTTCTAATGAAAGACGGGCGAATAAAATTTGTAAAAGAGAGATGTGAGACTACCTTTGATGAACTAGGTAATGCTTTAGTGTCTATTGGAACTATAGAAGACATTACTAAACAAAAAGAGCTTCAAAACGAGATAGAGTTTAACCGCGACTACCTTCAAAACATTATAGATGCCCTTCCTAATATCGTTATCGTGACAGACGGTGAAAAGATAAAAAGAGCTAACCGTACTATGCTTAACTTTACAGGATATGAGACACTCGACGAGTTCAAAAAGGATCATGACTGCATCTGTGATTATTTCATAAAAGAAGAAAACACTCTTATGCCTTTTGTTGATGAGCTTACTTGGCTTGCTTATATCTTTGCAAATCCAAACCAAACACATGAAGCTTCAATGATGCGCGATGGAAAAATTCATCGCTTTATTGTTCAGGCAAAAGACTTACCCGTAAATGACTCGACTTATGAAAAAAACATTAGTGTTGTTACTTTTGCTGATGTAACGGAGATTGAAGTTATCAGGAACAAACTAAACAATAGCAATAAAGTTCTTTTGGAAAATGAAGAAAAACTAAGAGCCATAACAGACTCTGCTCTGGATGCAATTATAATGCTAGATAATGATGGTAAGTTTATATTTTGGAATCCTAAAGCTAAAGCAATACTTGGCTATGAAGAAGATGAACTCTTAGGAAAAGATTTCCACAAAATTGTTGCTCCAAAAGCCTTTCATGAAGCAGCTAAAAAAGGATATGCAAAATTTGCAAAAACTGGAGAGGGGGATGCCCTTGGCAAGATTTTGGAACTCTCAGCTATTAAAAAAGGCGGTCATGAGTTTCCTGTCTCACTTCTACTAAATGGTGTTCAAATAGATGGGAAGTGGCACGGAGTAGGATTTATGCGTGACCTCTCTGAGACAAAAAAAATGCAGAACGAGATCAAACAAAAAGATGAGATAATGCTAGCTCAGTCACGCCAAGCAGCAATGGGTGATATGATTAGTATGATAGCTCATCAGTGGCGTCAACCAATAACAGCCATAAGCATGGGAGCACAAAACATGCAGCTTGATATTGAGCTAGAAGACGTTGATTATGAGAGGTTTAACGACAAACTTTCCAAGATAGTGGAGCAAACATCTTTCTTATCAAAAACTATAGATGACTTTAGAAATTTTTTAAAACCTAACAAAAAAGCAGACATTTGTATGCTTTCAAAATTAGTAGAAGGCACTCTTGGACTTATTGGGAAAAGTCTAGAAAACAATAATATAACTCTTAATAAATCATTCAAAAATGATATTGAGTTTATTACTTACTATAGTGAAGTCATACAGGTACTGCTTAATATTATAAACAATTCAAAAGATATCATACTTTTAAAAAATATGAGTAATGGGACTATAGATATAAGAACAGACGCAGATGAAGAAAATGTTTATATAGAGATTTGCGACAATGCGGGTGGCATTGCCCAAGACGTACTGCCTAGGATATTTGAACCATATTACACGACAAAAGATGAAAAAGGCGGTACAGGGCTGGGTCTTTATATGTCACAGATGATTGTAGAAAAGCATCTAAAAGGTACAATAGTTGCAGAAAATATTAATGGCGGAGCCTGTTTCAAACTATCTCTTCCAATAAAGAGCAACGATGGAAAGTAA